A segment of the Georgenia sp. M64 genome:
AATTTTCCGCCGGTTGGCCGTTCACGGTTGGCGGATAAGGGCCGATCGGACAGTTGACGAGAAGCTCCGCTGGCTGGAAGCACAGAACTGGCTGTGGGAACTTCCCCTACAGCATGAGGTATACCTCCTTCTGCACGAAGCGCTTCCCACGGCGAGCGACGAGATCGTGCAGGCATTCCTAGATGCCGCCAAGGTCGGCCCCCCCTCAGATGGTGACGATGATGTCTCGCCGTACCGCTCCTACAACCTTCTCGCCTGGCTTGCCCGCTCTGCGCCGGGCCGACCCCTGGTCTCCCAGGCATTCGAAGACTCGCAGTCCGCGCATCCCGAATACGCACCCCGGAAGCATCCGGACCTGAACAGCTACATAACCTCAGGCGTTGTCGAGGATGCATCGCCGTACTCAGCCGACGAACTGCACGCACGAATTGCCGAAGACCCAGGAGCTGCGATCGCGGGGCTACGTGACTTCCAGTTCGATTCGTTCGCATTCACAGGACCAACCTGGACAGGTGTGTTGCGGTCGCTACAGGCTTGCGTGTCCGCCTACCCCGACGACGGGCTGACGCTGGTGACCGTGCTGCAGCCTGACGACGGTGATATTCGGAACTCGATCATCCACGGGTGGAATACCGCCGACCTCGACGAGCAGGCGGTGGGCAACGTCCTCTCCGCAATCGACACCTGGGACCGTGATGAGATCCGACACGCTGCCGCCAAGATGCTCGCCAACGGTGGCAGCCAGACGAATCCCACCCCGTGGCACCGCTACGCGCGAGCACGGGACACCGCAAGGAACCTTTGGCTGACCGAGGCGGAACCCGGCGCCATCGACGCTCGCGGAGACCTCCTCATGGAAGCGATCAACCATCCCGCCGGAGACCTCGCCCAGTTCTGGTCCAAGGTTGCGCAGTGGGAGTGGACTCTGGCTGGCGACACGTGGGACGGCTTGCCGGACGAGCTAACCAGCGAACTCGATCGGATGGTCTCCGCTGACGACCGAAACGGTCTCCTCGCAAGCACCTTCCTCGCATCGCAACTGCACTTCTACTTCGCCGCCGACCAAGAGTGGGCCAAGTCCCGCCTGATACCACTCTTCGACTGGGGCGGCGACCAGGAGCGGGCTCGCGGAGCTTGGCAGGCGTTTCTCACCTGGGGCCGCCCTAACGACGGGCTACTCGCCGCAGGACTCCTGGACGCCTATGTGGAGACCTGTAGTCACGTTGATGCGCTCGAACCACGAATCGCGCAGGAGCTCAGCACCCAACTGGCGTCGATCTCCCTGCGTGCCGGAGAGAACCCGCTGGGGTGGCTTCCACGCTTCGTGCTCGCCGCACCCGAGGGACTCCGCGTGTCGTGGGCGGAACAAGTCGGCCGGTTCCTCGAAGAACTCGCTCCCGACGAGGCAGGTACGCAGTGGGAGCGGTGGATCAGCGGCTACTGGTCGGGTCGGCTCCAGTCAACGCCATTGCCGCTCACCAGCGCCGAAGCATCGGCGATGGCACGCTGGCTAATCGGCCTACCCACCGTGCGGGAACAGGCGGTGACGCTTCTGGTCCAGACGCCGGCCGGACTCCCCGAACGTGGGCGGCTCCTACATCGCATCCGCGACCTCGACCTCGCCGCCGATGCGGAAAGGTGGGCGACTTCGATCACGCATCTACTTCGAGGCACCACGGGGCCAGCCTGGAGCCTCGGCCACAACCTCAAGGCCATCGTGGAGCAACTTCGAGCGGCGGATCCAACGCCGGACCTCTCCGAGTTGATCGACGAGGCGTTGAGGCTCGGTGTAACAGATGCGGCGGAGTGGTAGCCAGGATCTGGGGCACGACACTCGCTAGTAGGCCGCGGCGAATCCCGGGTGCGATCGGCCACGTGTCCACTCCCCGCCGCCAAAGCTCACGTTCAAGTCGTGCGATCCACGATCGGTCGGAGTTCTGAAAACCACACGATCGGGGGCGTCCCGCTAAAGCTCTTGCGGACTGTGTGCGGACTGGGAGCGTCCCGCACCGCTCTGACCTGCGCAAACGCGCCGATTCACACGTTGAAGCGGAACTTCAACGCGCTCCGGCACGGGACGACCTATGACGGTCAGCCCTCACGACGCTGTCTGCGCGATCACCTCGTCGACGATCTCCTCAACAGAGAGCGCTGCCGTGTCAAGCTCGATGTGCTCATCGAGCCATGGGGCGCACTCGTCGCGACGGACGAGCACTTCCTCCCACGTCGGCTCTGGCACATGGTTGAAGCCGCGTTGTCGGTCACGAACTCTTCGCTCGTGCTCGGACGGATCCGATACCACGAGGTGCACGAACAGCAGGTCGGCATCGGCGGCGTTCGTAGCAGCGCGCCACGTCTGCCGGGCCAGCTCACTGTCGTTGACCGCGTCGACAACGACGCGATGTCCCAGCCGCAGATTGAGTTCAGCCACGGCCCGCGCCGCCTCGTACGAGGCGACGCCGACCTGCCGGCCCACCGGCAGACCGCAGGCGAGGATCGATTCCTCAATCGCGTCGATGGACAGGTGGACCGCGCCGATGCGACCAGCGACCGCAACCGCCGCACTGGTCTTCCCGACACCGGGCAGGCCAGAGATCACGATCAGACGACCCACCGTCATTCCTCAGGCGACGTGAATCGGCGTGATCGCCGCGATCTGCTCGGCCGCACGGTCCGCGGCCAGGTCCAGGTCGTAGTGTGTCTGCAGGTTGAGCCAGAATTGCGCCGATGTGCCGAAGCTTCACCGTGGATGGGCGAGAGTTTGTACGTGGTAGTCAACGATCTCCACCTCCTCCGGTCCAGCTTCCGTCAATACGAAGCAGATCCGCCACTGGTCGTTGATCCGGATGCTGTGCTGCCCTCCTCGATCGCCTTTCAGCGCTTCGAGCCGGTTTCCGGGCGGGACGCGCAAGTCGTCGAGCGATTCCGCCGATCCCACCAGGCGAAGCTTGCGCAGCGCAGCCCGTTGGATCCGTGGGTCGATCGACAGCACCCGCTCGCGCCGCCGCAGTCGTTCGGTCTCCTTGCTACCGAACGACCTGGTCACGCACCAGCTATATGACGCGGCGCGTCAATAACGCTAGACGTTAAACCGGAAGTCCACCACGTCGCCGTCGGCCATGACGTAGTCCTTGCCCTCGATGCGCACGCGCCCGTGCGCCTTCGCCTCAGCCATCGACCGGTACTTGACCAGGTCCTCGAAGGAGACGATCTCGGCCTTGATGAAGCCCCGCTCGAAGTCGGTGTGGATGACCCCGGCGGCCTGAGGGGCGGTCCAGCCCTTGTGGATCGTCCAGGCGCGGGCCTCCTTGGGGCCAGCCGTGAGGTAGGTCTGCAGCCCCAGGGTGTGGAAGCCGACGCGGGCGAGCTGGTCCAGGCCCGGCTCATCCTGGCCCGTCTCGGCGAGCATCTCGGCGGCCTCGTCGGGCTCGAGCTCGACGAGCTCGGACTCGAACTTCGCGTCGAGGAAGATCGCGTCGGCCGGCGCCACCAGTTCACGGAGCTCGGCCTGCATGGCCTCGTCGGCCAGGCCGGCGTCGTCGGTGTTGAAGACGTAGATGAACGGCTTGGACGTCATGAGCTGGAACGTGGCGAGGATCTGCGGGTCCAGCCCGGCGGCGGCCGCACCGGCGGAGAGGAGCGTGCCCCGCTCCAGCAGCGCCATCGCACCCCTGGCGGTCTCGAGGACCTGGGCGTCGACCTTCTTGCCGCGCACCTCCTTCTCGAGCCGCGGGATCGCCTTCTCCAGGGTCTGCATGTCGGCGAGGATCAGCTCGGTGGCGACGGTCTCGATGTCGTCCTTGGGGTCCACCCGACCCTCGACGTGGACGACGTCGGAGTCCTGGAACGCGCGGGTGACCTGGCAGATGGCGTCGGCCTCGCGGATGTTGGCGAGGAACTGGTTGCCCAGCCCCTCCCCCTCGGAGGCGCCCTTGACGATGCCGGCGATGTCGACGAAGGAGACCGTCGCGGGCACGATCCGATCGGAGCCGAAGATCTCGGCGAGCTCGGCCAGCCGCGGGTCCGGCAGTGGGACCACCCCGACGTTCGGCTCGATCGTCGCGAACGGGTAGTTCGCCGCGAGCACGGTTGCCCGGGTCAGGGCGTTGAACAGGGTCGACTTGCCGACGTTGGGCAGGCCGGCGATTCCGATGGTGAGTGCCACGTGGGCCGAGTCTACGTTGCCGTCGGCGGCCCGCCGTCAGGGCGAGCCCACCTCCACCGCCGCCTCCCGACGGGTGTCGGCGGCCCCGGTGACCCGGCCGGAGCCGTGGTCGACCTCGAGCGCCTGCACCGAGCCGAAGACGGCGTCCTCGACCGGGACGGTGCGCAGGGTCCAGCCACGTGCCGAGAGCTCCTCGGCGTCCGGCGGCAGCTCCTCGGCGGTCAGGGTCGCCCCCTCGAGGTGGAAGCGGGGCGCGACGACGGCGTCAGGCAGGGGCTGGTCGTGGAGGATCCAGCGGGCCAGGACGTTGGCGAGGATGTTGGGGATCTGGCGACCGCCGGGCGAGCCCAGGCCGAGGACCGGGCGGCCCTCGCCGTCGACGACGACCGTGGGCGCCGACCAGCTCACGGACCGCCGGCCCGGCTCGGCCCGGTTGGCGTCGCTGGAGATCGAGTCGAAGCGCGAGAGCTGGTTGTTGAGGAAGAAGCCGCCGACGGTCCGGGCGTCGTTGCCGCCCCAGAAGCTGGTGATGGTGTTGGTCATCGAGACCATGAGGCCGTCGGTGTCCACCACCGTGAGGTGCGTGGTGTTGCCCGGCACGAGGTCCGCCGCACGCACGTCGCCGTCGTCCCGGCCCGCGGAGGCGGAGGACCCGGCGGCGAGCTCGGCGTTTAGGGCCGGGTCGGTGAGCTCCTCGACGGGCACGTCCACGAACGCGGGGTCGCCCAGCACGCTCTGGACCGAGGCGTCGGCCACCTGCCAGCCCGTCGAGAGGTCCTCGATGTACTCCGCCGAGCCCGGTTCCGCCGAGCCTGCTCCGGCGGCCTCGGCCACCTGGAGCATCTGGATCAGCGCCACCCCGGGCAGGGCCGGGGGCGCGGCGAGCACCTCGAGGTCCCCCACGGGGCCGCGGACCGGGGCTGACCGGACCACCTCGTAGGCGGCGAGCGAGGCCTTGTCGATCCCCGCCGCGGCGAGGTCGTCCGCGAGCGCGCCGGAGTAGAAGGCCGCCTCGCCCTCCTCGGCGATGGCCCGCATCGTCGCGGCCAGCTCCTCCTGGACGAGCTCCTGCCCGGCGGCCAGCGGGACACCTCCAGGGGCGTAGTGGGGCAGGTCCGCGACCGCCGAAGGCCCGTAGTCGCTGCGCATCCGCAGCGCGAGGAAGTCCGAGACCGGGTGCCCCTCGGCGAGCTCGACGGCGGGCGCGAGCAGGTCGGCCCACGGCAGCCGGCCGTGCGCCTCGTGGAGCTCAGCCATGCCGGCGACGAAACCGGGGACACCGGTCCCGCGCGCGTCGACGACGCCGTCCTGGCCGACCACCTCCCGGTAGTCGTAGGCCTCGGGCTCGCCGCCGGTGGGCGCGACGATCGCCGCTCCGCCCCCGCCGATGCCCGAGGCGAAGGGCTCCACGACAGCGATCGCGAAGGCTGCGGCGACCGCCGCGTCGGCGGCGGACCCGCCCGCGCGCAAGATCGCCGTCCCGGCCTCGACGGCGGCCGGGTGACCGGCGCTCACGCCGAACTCGGCGAGCGCGGACGACGGCGCCTCGGTCGCGGGCGGCTCGGTGGTGGGCGGCTCGGTTGACGGCGCCGCGGTGGGCCCTGCCGTCGTCGTCGGTGCGGTGCTGGGGGCGGACGGCGCCTCGGACGTGCAACCGGCCGTGACCAGGGCCAGCGCCGCCGTCAGTGCCAGGACCGTGCGGGAGTGCGCGCGTGACGTCATGACTCTCGTCCTCGGGCTGGGGTGAGCCGTGGGCTCGGGACCGGGCCACGCTACCCCGGCGTCCTGGCTGGGCAACCGCGCGGCGTCGGGCTCAGGGGCTTCCAGGGCACGTGGCTTCGAGGGCACCGGGGCACCCGGTCCCCGCGGGCCGAAAGATCACGGTTCGGTTACGGTGATTGCGGGACGGTGCCGACCGGGGCGCCCGGGGAGGGGAGACGCGGGTGACCGAGCTGCGCGCCGCACCCCGGGAGCTGGGCGCCCCGACCCGCACCCGTCTGGAGGGTGTCGACGTCGCCAGAGCCCTCGCCGTCCTGGGGATGCTCGCCGTCAACGTCGGCCCCCGGGACGCCGAGGGCCTCGCCGCGGCGTTCTTCCGCATCCCGCACGGCCGGGCCTCACTGCTCTTCGTCCTCCTCGCCGGCGTCGGGATCTCCCTGCTCACGCGGCGGGCCCGCCTTCCAGGCGGCTCGCTGCCCTGGCCGACGCTGCTCTGGCGCGCCGCGCTGCTGCTTCTCGGCGGGCTGGCCCTGCAGCTCCTCGACCACGACGTCACCGTGATCCTGCCCACGTATGCCGTGCTGTTCCTCCTCGCCGTGCCGCTCGTCCGTGCCCCGGACCGGGCCC
Coding sequences within it:
- a CDS encoding DUF4020 domain-containing protein; its protein translation is MWIRNVDVSSELVAAARAGRLVLFVGAGASRDEPAGLPDFGSLIAEIGRVVDSPPSDDDKRHPDVYLGRLADKGIDVHRLVANSINKAGARPNALHQSIVRLASVHPAPRIVTTNYDVHLTTAALDEGLALPVYEAPALPVGDDFQGIVHLHGSLDQEPRRLVVTDKDFGRAYLLEAWAARFLERMFSAFTVLFIGYSHGDVVMQYLARSLGPSGKRFVCTSDGDDPTWRQYGLTPVPYIAVDGDHAALPTFVARWAELSSMGQTQHRALTATLVAAGPPTIPEEVSYLDEVLEHPERIRYFVEKARGRDWLAWVAERPAFQSLFDRDRAGTDPARTLMSWVADHCMLDESTSPLALEAMRDKPWPPETRQTVVHRLLAYDGEMASWLSPWLLLAVQNAPGSREDLLDMLIASADWRVNVGLAITLLEDRTRPVLKPAISFVESEIARFEVDLPGDEYWLSEAWSKVFTPVLDKHLAAITASVDEQIARIYRAFHSLGSDFDPLSFRRSAIEPHEQDSFQQPIDVLINAARDCIEYALDHDIHLADRYIESWTTRGEAIFRRLAVHGWRIRADRTVDEKLRWLEAQNWLWELPLQHEVYLLLHEALPTASDEIVQAFLDAAKVGPPSDGDDDVSPYRSYNLLAWLARSAPGRPLVSQAFEDSQSAHPEYAPRKHPDLNSYITSGVVEDASPYSADELHARIAEDPGAAIAGLRDFQFDSFAFTGPTWTGVLRSLQACVSAYPDDGLTLVTVLQPDDGDIRNSIIHGWNTADLDEQAVGNVLSAIDTWDRDEIRHAAAKMLANGGSQTNPTPWHRYARARDTARNLWLTEAEPGAIDARGDLLMEAINHPAGDLAQFWSKVAQWEWTLAGDTWDGLPDELTSELDRMVSADDRNGLLASTFLASQLHFYFAADQEWAKSRLIPLFDWGGDQERARGAWQAFLTWGRPNDGLLAAGLLDAYVETCSHVDALEPRIAQELSTQLASISLRAGENPLGWLPRFVLAAPEGLRVSWAEQVGRFLEELAPDEAGTQWERWISGYWSGRLQSTPLPLTSAEASAMARWLIGLPTVREQAVTLLVQTPAGLPERGRLLHRIRDLDLAADAERWATSITHLLRGTTGPAWSLGHNLKAIVEQLRAADPTPDLSELIDEALRLGVTDAAEW
- a CDS encoding AAA family ATPase gives rise to the protein MGRLIVISGLPGVGKTSAAVAVAGRIGAVHLSIDAIEESILACGLPVGRQVGVASYEAARAVAELNLRLGHRVVVDAVNDSELARQTWRAATNAADADLLFVHLVVSDPSEHERRVRDRQRGFNHVPEPTWEEVLVRRDECAPWLDEHIELDTAALSVEEIVDEVIAQTAS
- a CDS encoding type II toxin-antitoxin system RelE/ParE family toxin, which encodes MTRSFGSKETERLRRRERVLSIDPRIQRAALRKLRLVGSAESLDDLRVPPGNRLEALKGDRGGQHSIRINDQWRICFVLTEAGPEEVEIVDYHVQTLAHPR
- the ychF gene encoding redox-regulated ATPase YchF — protein: MALTIGIAGLPNVGKSTLFNALTRATVLAANYPFATIEPNVGVVPLPDPRLAELAEIFGSDRIVPATVSFVDIAGIVKGASEGEGLGNQFLANIREADAICQVTRAFQDSDVVHVEGRVDPKDDIETVATELILADMQTLEKAIPRLEKEVRGKKVDAQVLETARGAMALLERGTLLSAGAAAAGLDPQILATFQLMTSKPFIYVFNTDDAGLADEAMQAELRELVAPADAIFLDAKFESELVELEPDEAAEMLAETGQDEPGLDQLARVGFHTLGLQTYLTAGPKEARAWTIHKGWTAPQAAGVIHTDFERGFIKAEIVSFEDLVKYRSMAEAKAHGRVRIEGKDYVMADGDVVDFRFNV
- a CDS encoding gamma-glutamyltransferase — its product is MTSRAHSRTVLALTAALALVTAGCTSEAPSAPSTAPTTTAGPTAAPSTEPPTTEPPATEAPSSALAEFGVSAGHPAAVEAGTAILRAGGSAADAAVAAAFAIAVVEPFASGIGGGGAAIVAPTGGEPEAYDYREVVGQDGVVDARGTGVPGFVAGMAELHEAHGRLPWADLLAPAVELAEGHPVSDFLALRMRSDYGPSAVADLPHYAPGGVPLAAGQELVQEELAATMRAIAEEGEAAFYSGALADDLAAAGIDKASLAAYEVVRSAPVRGPVGDLEVLAAPPALPGVALIQMLQVAEAAGAGSAEPGSAEYIEDLSTGWQVADASVQSVLGDPAFVDVPVEELTDPALNAELAAGSSASAGRDDGDVRAADLVPGNTTHLTVVDTDGLMVSMTNTITSFWGGNDARTVGGFFLNNQLSRFDSISSDANRAEPGRRSVSWSAPTVVVDGEGRPVLGLGSPGGRQIPNILANVLARWILHDQPLPDAVVAPRFHLEGATLTAEELPPDAEELSARGWTLRTVPVEDAVFGSVQALEVDHGSGRVTGAADTRREAAVEVGSP